In Coturnix japonica isolate 7356 chromosome 7, Coturnix japonica 2.1, whole genome shotgun sequence, one DNA window encodes the following:
- the METTL8 gene encoding mRNA N(3)-methylcytidine methyltransferase METTL8 translates to MEQYRLLDTCLGKKSIEHALYLSLKKTSGTQKTVHLARSSNCCAFKKRMDTLWRRMFSCFLKVVAINSIWLKRNWTSGDKLVFFPPKAQMGSLNKMNFITRLSALCLSKKNNMQQRHQSSRRPAVPLGSRILTDPSKVFEHNMWDHMQWSQEEEERAKEKAAENSLVKVQLEDQDKYEREASKYWNEFYKTHKNNFFKDRNWLFLEFPEILPEKLREQLKIEERPSEHTKINITSSFSQKKEMFEEGEKYWKKNIGDDSTSGKGYISNKKQSISIADSPRGKNNEEEVNVRESFPGSHATYRILEVGCGAGNSVFPILKVLCNTPGTFLYCCDFASGAVELVKSHSSYNSAWCSAFVHDVCDDALPYPFPDEILDVILLVFVLSTIHPDRMQQVVNRLVKLLKPGGMLLFRDYGRYDTAQLRFKKGHCLSENFYVRGDGTRVYFFTKEEVRNVFNLAGLTEVQNLLDRRLQVNRKKKVKMLRVWVQGKFQKPLLLSINSPEETTKRHPYG, encoded by the exons ATGGAACAGTACAGACTGTTGGATACCTgcctgggaaagaaaagcattgaaCACGCATTATACTTGAG TCTAAAGAAGACTTCAGGAACTCAAAAAACCGTGCACCTTGCCAGAAGCAGtaactgctgtgcttttaagaAGAGAATGGATACCCTGTGGAGAAGAATGTTT agCTGCTTCCTAAAAGTTGTCGCCATCAACAGCATTTGGCTGAAGAGAAACTGGACTTCTGGAGACAAGCTTGTGTTCTTTCCTCCAAAGGCCCAAATGGG ATCTctgaacaaaatgaatttcattacaaggctttctgctttgtgtctcagcaaaaaaaacaatatGCAGCAAAGGCACCAGAGTAGTCGGCGGCCAGCTGTTCCACTTGGATCACGGATTTTAACTGACCCTTCCAAAGTTTTTGAGCATAACATGTG GGACCACATGCAATGGTCACAGGAAGAAGAGGAGCGTGccaaggaaaaagcagcagagaactCGCTTGTGAAAGTCCAGTTGGAAGATCAAG atAAGTATGAGAGAGAAGCCAGTAAATATTGGAATGAATTTTACAAGACtcacaaaaataacttcttcaaGGATCGCAATTGGTTGTTTTTGGAATTTCCAGAAATTCTTCCAGAAAAACTGAGAGAACAGTTGAAAATAGAGGAAAGACCTtcagaacacacaaaaataaatattaccaGCAGtttttcacaaaagaaagagatgtttgaggaaggagaaaaatattggaagaaaaatattggaGATGATTCCACTTCTGGAAAAGGATACATAtctaataaaaaacaatcaatATCTATTGCTGACAGCCCTCGGGGTAAAAACAATGAGGAAGAAGTTAATGTGCGAGAATCCTTCCCCGGTAGCCATGCCACGTACAGAATATTAGAG GTTGGTTGTGGTGCTGGAAATAGTGTATTTCCTATCTTGAAAGTTCTGTG caaTACACCTGGAACCTTTCTGTACTGTTGTGATTTTGCTTCAGGAGCAGTGGAGCTCGTAAAG TCACATTCGTCCTACAATTCAGCCTGGTGTTCTGCCTTTGTTCATGATGTGTGTGATGATGCTTTACCCTATCCTTTTCCAGATGAGATCCTGGATGTCATTCTCCTTGTCTTTGTGCTCTCTACTATTCATCCTGACAG GATGCAACAGGTTGTAAATAGATTGGTTAAACTATTGAAACCTGGAGGGATGTTGTTATTTCGAGACTATGGAAGATACGATACAGCTCAACTTCGTTTTAAAAAAG GTCATTGCTTGTCAGAAAATTTTTATGTACGAGGAGATGGAACCAGAGTATATTTCTTTACCAAAG aagaggtaCGGAACGTGTTCAATTTGGCTGGATTAACTGAAGTACAGAATTTACTTGATCGTCGATTACAAgtaaataggaagaaaaaagtgaaaatgctgCGAGTTTGGGTACAAGGCAAGTTCCAAAAACCATTGCTGCTATCTATTAACAGTCCTGAAGAAACCACCAAGAGGCATCCCTATGGATAA